TTGTCATATATCTAAAGAAATTTCCATCTTTCTTTAATCATGTTGTGGGAGGGATTAAAACGATAGAGCATGAAATCAAGATGGAAATTGGTTGCAGAGAAGATAAAAACCCAGAATTCACTGGTAAAGATCAAGAACAACATACTTGTAAATCTTCAGTGTTTCCAACGCAACGGCACATGATACAGGATGTCCAGAATAAGTAAATCCATGCGAGAAAGAACCTTTAGACGCAAAAATTGGAGCAACGTGTTAAACTGgatttatcacaaaaaatcttatataACTCAAGTCAATATGCTAGCACCAACCAAGCTTGTTGCTTTGAGAATATATGACGTCATAGACTTCTGGGCTGACAAGAACAGCTCCAATAGGCATATACGCAGAAGAAAGAGCCTGTGCATAATCAACAGCAAAAGGAAATTAAGCACTTTGCAAGACTAGGAAATGGGGTTTATCACAACTTTGCTGAAAATTTTTACCTTTGCCAGCGAGACGAGATCAGGTTTGATGCCATACTTATCACAGCCAAACATTGTGCCAGCCCTTCCAAAGGCACATATTACCTCATCAGCAATAAAAAGGATATCGTACTTTTTGACCACAGCCTGAACCTGCACATATGTAGAAGATGCTCAGACCAAATCCTTTATAATTGCAGAGTAAGAAAATGAGATTGAACACAAATTGGTAAAACAGGTCCTTTGCTGCACATGCAAAACAGAAGGTCCATATAATGCCCATCTAGCTTGGAGACAAATTGATAATATACAGTTCAATCTGAGAAAGAATACAACATTGCAGGATGCTTATGTGCAGATGCTGTATCAATAAGTTAAAACATGGTTAATGTGGATAGGAAATATATCAGGCCATGTATGTACCCATTCCTGGAGAGACAGTCAAAGTTAAGATGTAAACTTTTTCTTGCAACAGTAGCAAACTTTTACACTTCCTCAGGAGTTATTTTGAAACTATTCTGGAGTTTTGTTTTGAGGAAATGGTACTTTGGAAGTGGGATTGGTGAATGTGTTGAGAATGAAAGTCTGTCTTGAAGATTTGTTGGGATCTTTTGTGAACGTGTCAAATCAATCTTTTCTGGATTGTATGATTAACAAGTTTGACTGGAAGATgtcatatatatgatattcaGATATTGCATGGTGAAAAATGTGTTGaagatgtaaatatatatttttcgttAGTGCAATGATTTAAAGatgtaattacaaaatatgtaATCATTagagtaataattaaatgatggAAAATGTTTTGAAGAGAATTTTGATAGACTGAGAATTTCCCTCCTGCATGCAAATGTATTTTCATCTCAGGGAGGCAAAAAAAATAACCGAAAATGCTTGGCAATGAATGTAGCCAAAGGGTATGTAATGCTTTCTGCACAAGTGAACCGAGAGTCTGAGACTGGTTTGTGGTAAAGGGTTTGAAATACCTTACCATGGTAAAGCACCGATTGTAAAAGGAAACTCACCTTCTCAAAATAAGTTGCTGGTGGAGGTATCACACCTCCTGCCCCCATAATCGGTTCCGCAATAAAAGCCGCAATCTGAAAGCACTCCATTTTGTTATGAACGTAACATTCAACATCTATTATAAGTAAAGAGAAGGctgcaaaaataaaacaaatcaatGACATGAATCTAATATCAGTTACCGTCTCAGGTCCCTCTTTGAGGATAAGATTTTCCAAGTTCTTGGCCAACCTGGTAGAGAACTCTTCCTCAGTTTCCCCTGAAAAATTctactttataaatttcagaTGATCATGGATGAAGGGAGATTATATTAAGTCAAGGAATGCATCACAACCTGGCAGATGATACCTCCAATAATGTGGGCAGTCTGTATGTAATACGAATGGAGCTGGCAGATCAAATTTCTGGTGCAGCGCAGGCAACCTGTTAAAAGTCAATATGTTATTTGTGTCTACAATATTTACTACATAAGAATGACAGCAACAATACGAAATTTAAAGGCCAACAAAATTACCCTGAAAGACTCGCTGATATGAGTGTTGAACCATGATATCTGCCAAACCAAAGGAAATTGGATTGACAAAGAGAACTTACagcaaagtaaataaaatgaaatggagCAGAAGATTACGATTTTTGTCTAGCGATGAACTTCTTCTTGTTAGGCCTTCCAAGGGCGTTATTGTAGTACCAAACTAGCTTCACCTgcaacaaaaggaaaaacataattattactaatagGTTGTTGGCATCTTAAGAACCTATACTATTCATATAGAAGAGCACATTGTTAGGATCTTTAATCAATCAATAACAACCTTCTAGTTATCTATTTATCTCGATCTCACACTTTTCTCTCCATTctctatttcaattttctctttttccaaCTCGCACATCTTGtcttttcaaaaaatcatttattttctatctaatgcttatttcaaatattccaTTTCATGTACTGaactattttcttcttttttttcaaatgaaataaatgctAAAGAAACTTTTGGTAAAACCGTAAAAGACACCtagttatttataactttaaatatttgcGTACAAGCATTGAGTGCACTACACACCCTAGTCTAGTTGATAGAAAACCAATATCTAGAAATTGGCCTTTTCAACTGAATTGTTTCTTGAATTAAGGAATATGGCATCTCATTCCTAATAGCTTCACCACACACTTTGTAACTTTTAAGCCACCTTATTTCAGAGTTCAGTCAATAAAATCATCATAAATGTAATTAAGCGTGGAAGTTTTCATACTTCATCATTTTCTAGAACTAGACagattaagtatttttaaactCTAGATTTACAACTCCATCTCAAAATAGATGCAAATGAAAATCAGTCAAGATAAAATACCCAATTCAATGTTTCTTAAAGATGATCAAATCTGTAAACAAATGAGAGAcgaagaaaaaaaggaagaagaagatgtcCTAACCTGTGAATCATTGGCTTCTGATCCACTATTTGTGAAAAAGACCTTAGCCATTTTATTTGCAGTGAACATCTCCGACAGTTCCTTAGCAAGATCCTATATATAAGAAGAAATCAGGATGAGGACATATCCAAATTCCTGATATGCAGCTTTCAAATTGAGTGTAAATCTTTGTACCAAAGAGGGTTTCGTGGTTCGATTCCAAAAGGAGTGGTAAAATGGCAGTGTGTTTAGTTGTTTCGTTGCAGCAGCAACAAGACGTGGTTCATTGCCACCTGCAAGAATGCAAGACCACGTAAGTGTCTAATTGATAATATTGGTTATGTCTTCCACATAAATGTTCAGTGAAAAGAGTTCCATGATGTTTCATATAATGAATTTCAAGTAGAAAGTTTTTGTCCCACCAACGGTAGGGAGAGAAACATGACTGTTGTGGTTTCAAGATATTTGCTTCGCCACACAGTAAATTTAGCAGACAAACTTTCAATTATGTTCATGTTTTGAACCATGTTGCAGTCCAAAAGTAACAATACTTCTCATATTTTGAGCCACATTGCAGTCGCTTATAAAGATCTCATGTAATCCCAGCATGTGATCACTTGTACTCACAGCTCAGTGGTTGGCCCTAGGTGCGACCATATTTCTCACATCAATTGCAATAGAGGGCAAGCAGCTACATATCGTATGCTACTAGTACGGAGTcagttataataatttatataggGCTTGAAATAACTGAGTGTAATGCTTTACGGTGATAAGATGTTTCTGGACATGCTTAACTAATGTATACATTTGGAGAAGTGAGGAGAAGATGAATGTATATCAGCTATGTCAACATTTGATTAAGTGATTACTTTTTGTCAAGTATAAACTTGGGTTACAATTGCTTTTTATGTATAGGCATAGAAATCAACTCGTCAAATGTCATAATGTATTATCATGAAATATTTCCTGGAAGTCATAAGTACGACAAGGATAAGATCACCAAGAAGGAAGTGTTGAAATAGTCAGACTATTTggatttacttttttgtttccaTTGACTAGGAGAGGAGGggttatttttcataaatcaaCTTGTTAAATATATGTAGTCAAACTAAATTATGCACATATTTTGGGCCTCTCAACATGTCTACTATTgctttcaaaaattacatccTCCATGTCTGTTACAGTGCCCAGAACTAGTGACAAAGATGTAACAGACAAGTTATTGCTTTATATATGCACATACAAGATGATCAAAGCATAATGTTAGAAGTCTTTTTCCCTTAATAGGATAAGTTTTCTTCAGTTTTAAGTTTTGAACACACGAGAGAGGAGAAACACAAGATTCTAAAATCACAACAAAATCGTACAAGTGAGAGCATGTGGGTGGCAGATAAACAGATAAAAAGTCAAATAACAGGAAGCAAATAGTCTGTATAATTGGGGCTTTTAGTGGGGGTTTCGAATACCTAGCGCTGTGCACCACAATCCAGCAAGAGCATCAAGATACTTTTTCCCATTAACGTCATATACATAGGAGCcctgaaaaacaaacaagaatgTAGCACCTACGATTAGAAGGCTGAAAACTTTGAAAGTACGACACACAAATTGTAAATCCAACTTTCATACCTCTGATTTCTCAATAACTAAAGGATTCAAATCTGTAGTCTGCCATCCAGCAGTAAATGGCGCTAGCATATCATGCCCCTTATAGCTGAAAATGTCGATAGTTAATAGTGACAGGCAATAAAACTATTTCATTTACATCACTTGATATCAGAGTTCATAGAGAATATTTTGGAGAAAGTCTTCATTATACGGAAACTCATTAATATACTATAACAATAGACATGTAATACCTTAGAGACATCAGTAGTCATTTTCTGTTGATATGAACAGAAAAGCAGCGAAGATGTATATGCTGAAATTAGTAAtgctaaaaaagaaatggcATATACCCTTTATCATCAGTTGATGAAACATCCTTCTGTAAAGATGCCTCTGTACCATATGATTTTGCACGTACAGAAGCCTGGACCAAATGTTTCTGCAGATTTTTACCTGCTGAAAT
This genomic stretch from Sesamum indicum cultivar Zhongzhi No. 13 linkage group LG16, S_indicum_v1.0, whole genome shotgun sequence harbors:
- the LOC105178585 gene encoding gamma aminobutyrate transaminase 3, chloroplastic, encoding MMHRLLQLTLRNASQAGHYVKDISAGKNLQKHLVQASVRAKSYGTEASLQKDVSSTDDKGYKGHDMLAPFTAGWQTTDLNPLVIEKSEGSYVYDVNGKKYLDALAGLWCTALGGNEPRLVAAATKQLNTLPFYHSFWNRTTKPSLDLAKELSEMFTANKMAKVFFTNSGSEANDSQVKLVWYYNNALGRPNKKKFIARQKSYHGSTLISASLSGLPALHQKFDLPAPFVLHTDCPHYWRYHLPGETEEEFSTRLAKNLENLILKEGPETIAAFIAEPIMGAGGVIPPPATYFEKVQAVVKKYDILFIADEVICAFGRAGTMFGCDKYGIKPDLVSLAKALSSAYMPIGAVLVSPEVYDVIYSQSNKLGSFSHGFTYSGHPVSCAVALETLKIYKERNILDQVNKIAPRFQEGLKAFSDSPIIGEIRGTGLILGTEFADNKSPNDPFPPEWGVGAYFGAQCEKNGMLVRVAGDNIMMSPPFIMTPEEIEKLIEIYGKALKSTEERVAELKSQK